In the Desulfovibrio subterraneus genome, CGGAGCGTTTCGTCACCAAGGCATTTGCCGAAATGCGGGTGCGCTGCGAAGGGCTGGCGGATGAAAAAGGACTGTATCTTTTCGCCAGCCGGGTGGGCGATCTGGTTGCCCGCCCGCCTGTCAGCGTGACGAGAGGCACCTCTCTCCGGCAGGCGGCCGCCTGCATGGTGGAACAGGGCGTGGGCTCGCTGCTTATCCGCGAAGGCGTTCGGGACCGTATGCCTGTCGGCGGGCAGGATACGGACGAGGCATTCTCTCTGGTCATGGGAGAGGAATGGGATGAGCGGCAGGGCAACATCACCGGTGCCAGCTGGAACCATGGCGGGGAACTGCTGTCTGACGAAGGGGACGGTGAGATCATCGGCATTGTCACGGATTCCGATCTGCGCAAGGCGGTTTCGCTGTGCATGGATTACAGCGCCCCCGTGGAGACGCTGATGAATGCCCCCGTTGTTGCCATGGATGCGGAGCGTCCCTGCTTCGACGGGCTGCTGGAGATGATGCGGCGGCAGATTCACCATCTGTGCGTAACCCGCAACGGGCGTATCATCGGGGTGATTACCGCGCACGATATCATGGTCATGCAGGGGCGCACCCCCATGTCGCTGTTCCGGGAGATAATGCACCAGCGCACACTGGAGGGCCTGCATCCGCTCGGGCAGCGGATTGCCCATGTGGTGCGCGGGCTGGTGGAGGAAGGCGCACGGGCAGGGGCCATAACCCGCATGATCACCGTGTTCAACGATCTTATGCTGGAAAAGGTGCTCTCCCTGCTGCAGCGTGAGCTGGGACCCGCTCCCGTGCCGTTTTGCTGGATGTGCATGGGCAGCGAGGGGCGGCGCGAGCAGACCTTTATGACCGATCAGGACAACGCGCTGGTCATCCGTGATACTGAGGACCCCGTCATACGCAAGGCGGCGGAGTTCTACTTTTCCGTCTTTACGGAGCAGGCGGTCACGCATCTGGATGCATGCGGCTTCAAGCGCTGCAAGGGCGACATGATGGCCAGCAACCCGCGCTGGCGTATGGAGCAGGCGGGCTGGACCACGCAGTTCACCGGTTGGATACGCAGGCCGGAACCGGAAGAAGTGCTCAATTCGTCCATATTTTTCGACTTCCGCTCCGGCTACGGGCGGGCGGATTACGTGGATGCCCTGTGGCGGCAGGTGCTGGAAGAAGCCGCTGCCAACGAATTGTTTCAGCGCCACCTTGCGGCAGATTGCCTGCGCATGCGTCCCCCGCTCAGCTTTTTCCGCAACTTCATCGTGGAAAAGGATGGCCAGCACCGCAACACGCTGGACCTGAAAAAACGGGGCGGCCTGCCCTTTGTGGATTTTGCCCGTGTCATGGCCCTGCGTTGCGGCATACGCGAGACCAACACCATGGACAGGCTCAGCGCGCTGGAAGCGGCAGGGCATATACCCGTGCAGCTCGGGCGGGAGGCACGGGAAGCATACGAGTTCGTCATGCATCTGCGGCTTGTGCATCAGGTGGCGCAGATAGAACGCGGGGAAGAGCCGGACAACCATGTTGATCCTGCGACTCTTTCCGACCTCGAAAAGCAGACGCTCAAGGAAGCCTTTGCCGTGGCCGTTCGGCTGCAGTCGTACCTCAAGGATCTGTTCCACATGCATATGGGATAGTCTGCGCACAACCCTGTAACAGCCCGAACGGGAAAGGAGACGCCATGAAAGACGCATCGGCACCCGTCAAAACCGTTAGAACTGGCAAAACTGGCAAAACCGGTTTTACCGGCAGAGTCGCAGGGCTGCTTCAGGCCATC is a window encoding:
- a CDS encoding putative nucleotidyltransferase substrate binding domain-containing protein, producing the protein MSDPTRQPQLALDFLRGTLPFSELSGDVLNWLAKACSVDFMPTGTRLFERGRTRPDRLWLVQKGAVRLTGGPVAAAEQDAGQDVRPVIRPDIRPDIRPDIRQDIRQDIRQDVGRVGSEGTDSGSGDASGADSLTDVRGEGASVGAVALLEGGVASADVETVEDTFFITIPRVVFLELVEREQVVSQYYMKGLPERFVTKAFAEMRVRCEGLADEKGLYLFASRVGDLVARPPVSVTRGTSLRQAAACMVEQGVGSLLIREGVRDRMPVGGQDTDEAFSLVMGEEWDERQGNITGASWNHGGELLSDEGDGEIIGIVTDSDLRKAVSLCMDYSAPVETLMNAPVVAMDAERPCFDGLLEMMRRQIHHLCVTRNGRIIGVITAHDIMVMQGRTPMSLFREIMHQRTLEGLHPLGQRIAHVVRGLVEEGARAGAITRMITVFNDLMLEKVLSLLQRELGPAPVPFCWMCMGSEGRREQTFMTDQDNALVIRDTEDPVIRKAAEFYFSVFTEQAVTHLDACGFKRCKGDMMASNPRWRMEQAGWTTQFTGWIRRPEPEEVLNSSIFFDFRSGYGRADYVDALWRQVLEEAAANELFQRHLAADCLRMRPPLSFFRNFIVEKDGQHRNTLDLKKRGGLPFVDFARVMALRCGIRETNTMDRLSALEAAGHIPVQLGREAREAYEFVMHLRLVHQVAQIERGEEPDNHVDPATLSDLEKQTLKEAFAVAVRLQSYLKDLFHMHMG